A genome region from Baekduia alba includes the following:
- a CDS encoding response regulator transcription factor: MRVLVVDDEPSVREVLERILKVEGFDVAVAADGREAVQAQASTPADAVLLDVLMPGLDGLEVCRRMRDVGDRTPVLMLTAREGVGDRVAGLEAGADDYLPKPFALEELLARLRALLRRSGWDADRQRLRFADLELDPISHEVARGDRLIDLTRTEFLLLELFLHHPRQVLTREQIFERVWGYDFGPASNSLEVYVGYLRRKTEAGGEPRLLHTVRGFGYVLKAPRT; this comes from the coding sequence ATGCGCGTCCTGGTCGTCGACGACGAGCCCTCCGTCCGCGAGGTCCTCGAGCGGATCCTGAAGGTCGAGGGCTTCGACGTCGCGGTGGCCGCCGACGGGCGCGAGGCCGTGCAGGCGCAGGCCTCCACGCCGGCCGACGCCGTCCTGCTCGACGTCCTCATGCCCGGCCTCGACGGGCTGGAGGTCTGCCGCCGGATGCGCGACGTCGGCGACCGCACGCCGGTCCTCATGCTCACCGCGCGCGAGGGCGTCGGCGACCGCGTCGCGGGTCTGGAGGCGGGCGCCGACGACTACCTGCCCAAGCCGTTTGCGCTGGAGGAGCTGCTCGCCCGGCTGCGCGCGCTGCTGCGCCGCTCGGGCTGGGACGCCGACCGCCAGCGGCTGCGCTTCGCCGATCTCGAGCTGGACCCGATCAGCCACGAGGTCGCGCGCGGCGACCGCCTCATCGACCTGACCCGGACCGAGTTCCTGTTGTTGGAGCTGTTCCTGCACCACCCGCGCCAGGTGCTGACGCGCGAGCAGATCTTCGAGCGCGTGTGGGGCTATGACTTCGGCCCGGCGTCGAACTCGCTGGAGGTCTACGTCGGATACCTGCGGCGCAAGACCGAGGCCGGCGGCGAGCCGCGCCTCCTGCACACCGTGCGCGGCTTCGGCTACGTCCTGAAGGCGCCGCGGACGTGA
- a CDS encoding NAD-dependent epimerase/dehydratase family protein has translation MKILVTGSSGHLGEGLMRVLDTGAGEAIGLDLLPGACTSIVADLADRAAVRDAIRNHHITAIVHAATLHKPHVGSHGRQAFVDTNVTGTLNLLEEAVAAGVDRFVFTSTTSAFGRALTPGDRQPAAWITEDVVPIPRNVYGVTKTSAEGLCELVHRDSGLPVVILRTSRFFPEADDRDEIRTAYPDANLKANELLYRRVDLEDAVAAHLLALDRAPALGFDRAIVSATTPFTRADAPALQQDAPAVVAAKFPHYAELYAQRGWTMFPTIERVYDNARAREVLGWTPRWDFAYALDRLAAGEEARSALAVAVGAKGYHAAPTGVYTTR, from the coding sequence ATGAAGATCCTCGTGACCGGCAGCTCGGGCCATCTCGGCGAGGGCCTCATGCGCGTGCTGGACACCGGCGCCGGCGAGGCGATCGGCCTCGACCTCCTGCCCGGCGCCTGCACCTCGATCGTGGCCGACCTGGCCGACCGCGCGGCGGTGCGGGACGCGATCAGGAACCATCACATCACCGCGATCGTCCACGCCGCGACGCTGCACAAGCCGCACGTCGGCTCGCACGGCCGCCAGGCGTTCGTGGACACCAACGTGACAGGCACGCTGAACCTGCTCGAGGAGGCGGTCGCCGCCGGCGTCGACCGCTTCGTCTTCACGAGCACGACCAGCGCGTTCGGCCGCGCGCTCACGCCCGGCGACCGCCAGCCCGCGGCGTGGATCACCGAGGACGTCGTCCCGATCCCGCGCAACGTCTACGGCGTGACCAAGACGTCGGCCGAGGGCCTGTGCGAGCTGGTCCACCGCGACAGCGGCCTGCCGGTCGTGATCCTGCGCACGTCGCGCTTCTTCCCCGAGGCCGACGACCGCGACGAGATCCGCACGGCCTACCCCGACGCCAACCTGAAGGCCAACGAGCTCCTGTACCGCCGCGTCGACCTCGAGGACGCCGTCGCCGCGCACCTGCTCGCGCTCGACCGGGCCCCCGCCCTCGGCTTCGACCGCGCGATCGTCTCGGCGACCACGCCGTTCACGCGCGCCGACGCGCCCGCGCTCCAGCAGGACGCGCCCGCCGTGGTCGCTGCCAAGTTCCCGCACTACGCCGAGCTCTACGCGCAGCGCGGCTGGACGATGTTCCCGACGATCGAGCGCGTCTACGACAACGCCCGCGCGCGCGAGGTGCTCGGCTGGACCCCGCGCTGGGACTTCGCCTACGCCTTGGACCGCCTCGCCGCCGGCGAGGAGGCGCGCAGCGCGCTGGCCGTCGCGGTCGGCGCCAAGGGCTACCACGCGGCCCCGACCGGCGTGTACACGACCCGGTAG
- a CDS encoding DUF5069 domain-containing protein, giving the protein MPDLRPMDATLHGYAWLPRMIDKNRHLRAGTLGSFVHPCPVDKNCLSLLGLELAAFDAVVADAADDDAVLDGLRALGIPSAQDAWFDAPAFEAELIARHRAA; this is encoded by the coding sequence ATGCCCGATCTCCGCCCGATGGACGCCACCCTGCACGGCTACGCCTGGCTGCCGCGCATGATCGACAAGAACCGGCACCTGCGCGCCGGGACGCTCGGCTCGTTCGTCCATCCGTGCCCGGTGGACAAGAACTGCCTGTCGCTGCTGGGCCTCGAGCTCGCGGCGTTCGACGCGGTCGTCGCGGACGCGGCGGACGACGACGCGGTGCTCGACGGCCTGCGCGCCTTGGGGATCCCGTCCGCGCAGGACGCGTGGTTCGACGCGCCCGCGTTCGAGGCCGAGCTGATCGCGCGCCACCGCGCCGCGTAG
- the crcB gene encoding fluoride efflux transporter CrcB, which yields MARVDRRELAAVFAGGFLGAIARAEVAEALPVHRGQWPWATFLVNVAGALLLGYFTTRLTERLPPSAYRRPFLGTGICGGLTTFSTLQLELLHLLDDGDVLLAGSYAVASVVAGFAAVALATNLVRQS from the coding sequence ATGGCGCGCGTCGACCGGCGCGAGCTGGCGGCGGTCTTCGCGGGCGGGTTCCTGGGCGCGATCGCGCGCGCCGAGGTGGCCGAGGCGCTGCCGGTGCACCGCGGGCAGTGGCCGTGGGCGACGTTCCTGGTGAACGTCGCCGGCGCTTTGTTGTTGGGGTACTTCACGACGCGGCTGACCGAGCGGCTCCCGCCGTCGGCCTACCGGCGGCCGTTCCTGGGGACCGGGATCTGCGGCGGGCTGACGACGTTCTCCACGTTGCAGCTCGAGCTGCTGCACCTGCTCGACGACGGCGACGTGCTGCTCGCGGGGTCCTACGCCGTGGCGAGCGTCGTCGCCGGCTTCGCCGCCGTCGCGTTGGCCACGAACCTGGTGCGGCAGTCGTGA
- the crcB gene encoding fluoride efflux transporter CrcB: protein MSVAVVLGVGVLGGLGAVARFLLDGTVSRALPGRAFPFGTLAVNLSGALVLGVFSGAALRGDAYEIWGVGLVGGYTTFSTWMLESHRLSEERRDGLAALNLVGSVVLGVLAVWLGRQLG, encoded by the coding sequence GTGAGCGTCGCGGTCGTCCTCGGGGTCGGCGTGCTCGGCGGGCTGGGCGCGGTCGCGCGGTTCCTGCTCGACGGCACGGTGTCGCGCGCGCTGCCGGGCCGCGCCTTCCCGTTCGGGACGCTGGCGGTGAACCTGAGCGGCGCGCTGGTCCTGGGCGTCTTCTCCGGGGCCGCGCTGCGGGGCGACGCCTATGAGATCTGGGGCGTCGGCCTGGTCGGCGGCTACACCACGTTCAGCACGTGGATGCTCGAGAGCCACCGACTCTCGGAGGAGCGTCGCGACGGGCTGGCGGCGCTCAACCTGGTGGGCTCGGTCGTCCTGGGCGTCCTCGCGGTGTGGCTCGGAAGGCAGCTCGGATGA
- a CDS encoding DUF190 domain-containing protein has translation MSEATKLTVYFGERARADGGYVADGLVGIFARHRLATSLVLRGVEGFGAKHQLRTDRLLSLSEDLPMVAVAVDAPERVAAALEDVRALPRFSGLVTLERAQRVMDGRPPAVDVAGTAKLTVYVGRRECAGGRAAHLAVVDLLHRRGIAGATVLLGVDGTRHGERERARFFGRNAQVPLMVVAVGDGARIAGVLDELGALLATPLMTVERVRIGALATERAGAEDWLKVMVYSSARDRHRALVAELQRAGAAGATTVGGIWGYQGAHAPHGDRLAQLHRRVPLLTTVLDRPEAMARSFAVVERVMRDTALVTCEIVPVRDGRS, from the coding sequence ATGAGCGAGGCCACCAAGCTGACCGTGTACTTCGGCGAGCGCGCGCGGGCCGACGGCGGCTACGTCGCGGACGGCCTGGTCGGGATCTTCGCGCGGCACCGGCTGGCGACCAGCCTGGTCCTGCGCGGCGTCGAGGGCTTCGGCGCCAAGCACCAGCTGCGCACCGACCGGTTGTTGTCGCTGTCGGAGGACCTGCCGATGGTGGCGGTCGCGGTCGACGCGCCCGAGCGGGTCGCGGCGGCGCTCGAGGACGTCCGCGCGCTGCCGCGCTTCAGCGGGCTGGTGACGCTGGAACGGGCGCAGCGGGTGATGGACGGCAGGCCGCCGGCAGTCGACGTCGCGGGGACCGCGAAGCTCACGGTCTACGTCGGGCGCCGCGAGTGTGCGGGCGGCCGCGCGGCGCACCTCGCGGTCGTCGACCTGCTGCACCGGCGTGGGATCGCGGGCGCCACCGTCCTGCTCGGCGTCGACGGGACGCGCCACGGCGAGCGGGAGCGCGCGCGGTTCTTCGGCCGCAACGCGCAGGTGCCGCTGATGGTGGTCGCGGTCGGCGACGGCGCGCGGATCGCGGGCGTCCTCGACGAGCTCGGCGCGCTGCTCGCGACGCCGCTGATGACGGTCGAGCGCGTCCGGATCGGCGCGCTGGCGACCGAGCGGGCCGGCGCCGAGGACTGGCTGAAGGTGATGGTGTACTCCTCGGCGCGCGACCGCCACCGCGCGCTCGTCGCCGAGCTGCAGCGCGCCGGCGCGGCCGGGGCGACGACCGTCGGCGGGATCTGGGGCTACCAGGGAGCGCACGCGCCGCACGGCGACCGGCTGGCCCAGCTGCACCGCCGCGTCCCGCTGCTCACGACGGTCCTCGACCGGCCCGAGGCGATGGCGCGGTCGTTCGCGGTGGTCGAGCGCGTGATGCGCGACACGGCGCTCGTGACGTGCGAGATCGTCCCGGTCCGCGACGGGCGGAGCTAG